The sequence below is a genomic window from Candidatus Alcyoniella australis.
TGCGTTGGGAGGTCGGCGCCCTGGAAATGCCGCAGAACGTGGCGGTTCACAACGCCTACATCCGCATCATGGCCGAGAACGGCATCCTCGGAATCGTGTTCTACGCGCTGATTTTCCTGGTGAGCTTCCGCGACCTGTTCAAGGTCATCCGCTCCGAGGCCGATCCGTGGATGATCGCCACGGCGCGCGGAGTGATGATCTATCTGACGATCATGCTCCCCTACTGGTTCTTCCACGAGTACATCGTGGACGAGGCCTACGTGGCGATTCTGCCCATTGTGCTGGCCACGATCCTGCGTCGCGTCAACGATCGACTGATTGCCGCGCGCTCGCCGGACGGGTGACCCGAGATGCGGATCCTGTTTCTGGCCAACTGGCGGCGCAGCAAGGCCTTGGGTGGGGACTACGCGTTCTTCAAGCACTTCGCGCCGCGTCCCGAGCTCGACGTGCTGACGACCTTCGCGCTGCCGTTGTGGACGCGCTTTGAGCAGCGGGTGCTCAAGTTCTACCCGCTGCAGGCGCTGATCGCCTGGCTGCGCTCGTCGCGTTACGACCTGCTGATCGCCTACAGCTCGCAGAGCGGATTGCCGCTGGCGCTGCTGCGGCGGCTGTTGGGCGAGCGCGGCGTGCCGCTGATCGTGTTCGACGTGGAAAACCTCGGTCGGCTGGGTCCGAACGTGAGCAGGCTCGCGCGCTGGGCGCTGCAATCCGTGCAGTGCATCGTGGCCCCCAGCTCGGGGCAGCTGGACTACTATCGGCGGCTGGGTCCGGAAGTGGCCGCGCGCGCGCGGTTTGCGCCGATCGGCATCGGTCCCTATCCGCCGACCGCGCCACTTGACAGGGCGTTGGCCGGGCAACGGATTGTGGTGCTGGGCAAGGCCGACCAAGGGCCGCGCTTTCGCGACTGGCCGCTGCTGCTCGAGGCGTTGGAGTTGGTGGTAGTGCCCTTCGAGCTGCTGATCGTCGGCCGTGAATCCCTGGCAGACGCTGAACGCGATGGACGGCCGCTGCCGCCCAACACACGCTTTGCGTCCTACATTCCGACCTTGGAATTGGTCGAGCTGCTCGGCTCCTGCCGCTTCTCGGTTTTGCCGTTGCCCGATCGCCGACAGTCCCAGGGTCAGCTCTCGGCGCTGCTGGTAATGGCCTGTGGCCGGACGCTGGTTGCGCCGCGGGTGCTGGGGTTGACTGATTACCTCGAGCACGAGTCCAACGCGCTGCTCTACGAAGCGGGCGACGCCCGCGCCATGGCCAAATGTATCCAGCGGCTGCTCCAGGACGATCGGCTGTGCGTCGAGCTTGGAGCGCGCGCGCAAAGCGACGTCAAGCAGCGGTTCAGCGACGTGCTGATGGGCCGCGCCTGGCAGCAGATCTGCGAAGAGGTGTTGAGGCGATGACCAAGGACGGGGGCGCGCAAGCCGGACGCTGGTGGAAGTTGGCGCTGGTCGGCCTATTGCTGGTTGGCGCCGCGTTGCGCTTCTTGGGGATCGACTTCGGCCTGCCGCTGCAAGTGCACCCCGACGAGGGCAAGGTGCTCAGCGCGGCCCTGGGCTTTGGCTCGGGCGATTTCAACCCGCACTTCTTTCGCTACCCGACGCTGTTGATGTACATGCTGTTCGCGGTCTTCGGCGCGTACTATGCGCTGGGACGCGCACTGGGCTGGTTCGCGGACAGCTTCGATTTCGCCTACCGCTACGC
It includes:
- a CDS encoding glycosyltransferase family 4 protein: MRILFLANWRRSKALGGDYAFFKHFAPRPELDVLTTFALPLWTRFEQRVLKFYPLQALIAWLRSSRYDLLIAYSSQSGLPLALLRRLLGERGVPLIVFDVENLGRLGPNVSRLARWALQSVQCIVAPSSGQLDYYRRLGPEVAARARFAPIGIGPYPPTAPLDRALAGQRIVVLGKADQGPRFRDWPLLLEALELVVVPFELLIVGRESLADAERDGRPLPPNTRFASYIPTLELVELLGSCRFSVLPLPDRRQSQGQLSALLVMACGRTLVAPRVLGLTDYLEHESNALLYEAGDARAMAKCIQRLLQDDRLCVELGARAQSDVKQRFSDVLMGRAWQQICEEVLRR